The Kutzneria kofuensis genome has a window encoding:
- a CDS encoding glycosyltransferase family 4 protein, whose product MGELRVAMVQGGTDRRLDGVADYTGHLVPALRDVGVDVVDLASDVDIVHVQHAPFGFPDGMGESRFPAPLVTTLHEYDETLVPLSDALVVTNPSHARELRRRTGRSAWHIPLAPNVPVCDVPARRFGGTTVVFFGFVHPVKGTRYLIEAVQRLSGVRLVVVGGFESLAMPPDEAAAYRAELEALADERVEFTGHLPVHEVSAVLHGADVAVLPFTAGVTTKSGALLTVLAHGLPTVVTDAGDPELVDGETVVVASPVRSADAIVTALQRVLGDSALRERLSMRGKAMVAERTWPAIARRHRELYEQVLRNG is encoded by the coding sequence GTGGGTGAACTACGGGTGGCGATGGTCCAGGGCGGCACCGACCGGCGGCTCGACGGCGTGGCCGACTACACCGGACACCTGGTGCCGGCGCTGCGCGATGTCGGCGTCGACGTCGTGGACCTGGCGTCGGATGTGGACATCGTGCACGTGCAACATGCACCCTTCGGATTTCCGGACGGTATGGGCGAGTCCCGGTTTCCGGCGCCGCTGGTGACGACGTTGCACGAGTACGACGAGACCCTGGTGCCGCTGAGCGACGCGTTGGTGGTGACGAACCCGTCGCACGCTCGGGAGCTTCGTCGCCGCACCGGGCGGTCGGCGTGGCACATCCCGCTGGCGCCGAACGTGCCGGTGTGTGACGTGCCGGCGCGGCGGTTTGGTGGGACGACCGTGGTGTTCTTCGGGTTCGTGCATCCGGTCAAGGGGACCCGGTACCTGATCGAGGCCGTGCAGCGGCTTTCCGGGGTGCGGTTGGTGGTGGTCGGCGGGTTCGAGTCGCTGGCGATGCCGCCGGATGAGGCTGCGGCATATCGGGCCGAACTGGAGGCGCTGGCCGATGAACGGGTGGAGTTCACCGGGCACCTGCCGGTTCACGAGGTGTCGGCCGTGCTGCACGGGGCGGACGTGGCGGTGCTGCCGTTCACGGCCGGCGTGACGACGAAGAGTGGAGCGTTGTTGACGGTGCTGGCGCACGGGTTGCCGACGGTGGTGACCGACGCCGGGGATCCGGAGTTGGTGGACGGTGAGACGGTCGTCGTCGCTTCTCCGGTGCGAAGTGCGGACGCGATCGTGACGGCGCTGCAGCGGGTGCTGGGGGATTCCGCGTTGCGTGAGCGGTTGTCCATGCGGGGCAAGGCGATGGTGGCGGAGCGGACGTGGCCGGCGATAGCCCGGCGGCACCGGGAGTTGTACGAACAGGTGCTGCGGAATGGGTGA
- a CDS encoding DUF222 domain-containing protein: MKELTRELENQEPSGDLFDVIMGVDWARLDTDQLVTVSILARKLKSACEWVELAALRRTEDPTELAMALTEPEQTVARRKEASVVLETLPRLAEQLRRGELDFRRLDAVRERVQHLSPEMVAEVEDALVGVAAGLNRTQLCRKTTALVAHANPDGYETRCHKATKDRRVEFSPLPDGMAN; this comes from the coding sequence ATGAAAGAACTCACCCGTGAACTAGAGAATCAGGAACCCAGCGGGGACCTGTTCGATGTGATCATGGGTGTGGACTGGGCGAGACTGGACACCGACCAGTTGGTGACGGTGTCCATTCTCGCCCGCAAACTGAAGTCCGCCTGCGAATGGGTCGAACTGGCCGCGCTGCGCCGGACCGAGGACCCCACCGAGCTCGCCATGGCCCTCACCGAACCTGAACAGACCGTGGCCCGGCGGAAAGAAGCCAGTGTGGTGCTGGAGACGCTGCCCCGCCTGGCCGAGCAGTTGCGGCGCGGCGAGTTGGACTTCCGCCGGCTCGACGCCGTGCGGGAACGGGTCCAGCACCTGTCCCCCGAGATGGTGGCCGAGGTCGAGGATGCGCTGGTCGGTGTGGCCGCTGGGTTGAACCGGACCCAGCTGTGCCGCAAGACCACCGCCCTGGTCGCCCACGCCAACCCCGACGGCTACGAAACCCGCTGCCACAAGGCCACCAAGGACCGCCGAGTCGAGTTCTCCCCGCTACCGGACGGCATGGCCAACTGA
- a CDS encoding SDR family oxidoreductase: METIAVTGGASGLGAAVVRAVRKAGGKAAVLDVVEPAECDDFVQVDLSDTRAAERAVREIAERNGGLSGVVTAAGTDRCGTLSDIDGAEWDRVVTVNLLGTAAVVRAALPYLIEARGRIVTVSSTLGFSAVSDATAYCASKFGVVGFTRALTAELTGKVGVTLLVPGGMRTKFFDDREEQYKPPSDARLNDPDDVAAAVVFALSQPANCELRELVVTHAEEGSWPP; this comes from the coding sequence GTGGAAACCATCGCTGTCACCGGCGGAGCGTCCGGCCTGGGCGCGGCCGTCGTGCGGGCGGTGCGCAAGGCCGGCGGCAAGGCGGCCGTGCTGGACGTGGTCGAGCCGGCGGAGTGCGACGACTTCGTGCAGGTGGACCTGTCCGACACCCGTGCTGCCGAGCGGGCCGTGCGTGAGATCGCCGAGCGCAACGGTGGCCTGAGCGGTGTGGTGACCGCCGCCGGCACCGACCGCTGCGGCACACTGTCCGATATAGACGGTGCCGAGTGGGATCGTGTCGTGACGGTGAATCTGCTCGGCACGGCGGCCGTTGTGCGGGCCGCGCTGCCGTACTTGATCGAGGCGCGGGGCCGGATCGTGACGGTGTCGTCGACGCTGGGCTTCAGCGCGGTCAGCGACGCGACCGCCTACTGCGCCTCGAAGTTCGGTGTCGTCGGCTTCACCCGGGCGCTGACCGCCGAGCTGACCGGGAAGGTCGGCGTGACGCTGCTGGTGCCCGGCGGCATGCGGACGAAGTTCTTCGACGACCGCGAGGAGCAGTACAAGCCGCCGTCCGACGCCCGGCTCAACGACCCGGACGACGTGGCCGCGGCCGTGGTGTTCGCGCTCAGCCAGCCGGCGAACTGCGAGCTTCGGGAACTGGTCGTGACCCACGCTGAGGAGGGATCGTGGCCGCCATGA
- a CDS encoding glycosyltransferase family 9 protein: MRPFDDVHRIAILRGGGLGDLIFVLPAVHAVRNAYPGAEIVLLGTGQHARLLEGRPSPIDRVMRLPAAKGVYEPLPGVHDDPPALHRFFQAALAERFDLAFQLHGGGRWSNPFVRSLGARHTVGTRTPDAAPLARWLPYRYYQHEILRWLEVVALAGAPQVTLDAGLAVTDHDLTEAAEALSGLPGRLVTLHPGATDPRRRWPAEKYAEVAVHAVSQGHGVAVVGNGAESALVQEIVDRARSRSRSPMSIRGLAGVLDLNGLVGVLARSDVVVANDSGPRHMAEAIGTPTVSVFWCGNMINAGPFWRGVHRPHISWMVHCPVCGRWLTDQNVPDCGHRTPWVADVPVDGVLADVDEIMAATIPPQRGSRPVPEARSSPAG; this comes from the coding sequence ATGCGCCCGTTCGACGATGTGCACAGGATCGCGATACTCCGCGGCGGCGGCCTCGGCGACCTGATCTTCGTGCTGCCCGCCGTGCACGCCGTCCGGAACGCCTATCCCGGGGCGGAGATCGTGCTGCTCGGCACCGGCCAGCACGCCCGGCTGCTCGAGGGCCGGCCGAGTCCGATCGACCGGGTGATGCGCCTGCCGGCGGCCAAGGGCGTGTACGAGCCGCTGCCCGGTGTGCACGACGATCCGCCCGCCCTGCACCGGTTCTTCCAAGCGGCGCTGGCGGAGCGCTTCGATCTGGCGTTTCAGCTGCACGGCGGCGGTCGGTGGTCGAACCCGTTCGTACGGAGCCTCGGCGCCCGGCACACCGTCGGCACGCGGACCCCGGACGCGGCCCCGCTCGCCCGCTGGCTGCCGTACCGGTACTACCAGCACGAAATCCTGCGCTGGCTGGAGGTCGTGGCCCTGGCCGGGGCGCCGCAGGTGACGCTGGACGCCGGACTGGCCGTGACGGACCACGACCTGACCGAGGCCGCCGAGGCGTTGTCCGGCCTGCCCGGCCGCCTGGTGACGCTGCATCCCGGCGCGACGGATCCGCGACGGCGTTGGCCCGCCGAGAAGTACGCCGAGGTGGCCGTGCACGCCGTCAGCCAGGGCCACGGCGTCGCGGTGGTCGGCAACGGCGCGGAATCCGCGCTGGTGCAGGAGATCGTGGACCGGGCCCGGAGCCGTTCGCGGTCGCCGATGAGCATTCGCGGGCTGGCGGGCGTGCTGGACCTGAACGGGCTGGTCGGCGTCCTGGCCCGGAGCGACGTCGTGGTGGCCAACGACAGCGGGCCCCGGCACATGGCCGAGGCGATCGGCACGCCGACGGTGAGCGTCTTCTGGTGCGGCAACATGATCAACGCCGGGCCGTTCTGGCGGGGCGTGCACCGCCCACACATCTCGTGGATGGTGCACTGCCCCGTCTGCGGCCGCTGGCTGACCGACCAGAACGTGCCGGACTGCGGTCACCGCACGCCGTGGGTGGCCGACGTGCCGGTCGACGGCGTCCTCGCCGACGTGGACGAGATCATGGCGGCCACGATCCCTCCTCAGCGTGGGTCACGACCAGTTCCCGAAGCTCGCAGTTCGCCGGCTGGCTGA
- a CDS encoding aldehyde dehydrogenase family protein, which translates to MPGRLSRQSPGSREGMSEVEQVVAAARAAQRGWARTPAAERGAALAAAAARLRSAADELAAANNADTGRLIDEARGGVLAAAGTLDQYAELGPLHRGRVLHGAWSATDLMVPEPRGVVAAITPWNDPVAIACGLIGAALAVGNAVVHKPSERSPHVGELLTKLLADLFPEHVLQWLPGDGWVGEALASQPGVDVVAHVGSTATGREIARNSTAKLLLENGGNDPLLVDEGVDPAWAASQAALGAFTNAGQLCTSVERVFVHEAVAKPFLEALQVEAQEFVTGPLVDVRARDSVHGQVQEAVRAGASLVTGGTVLVATGSHYPNTVLSDCTPEMRVMREETFGPVAPVCVVDSFDHGLELACSGPYGLAATVLTRDMDHAQRAWRELPVGTVKINAVFGGAPGGAAQPRGASGTGFGYGPELLDEMTTMKVVHWEAAC; encoded by the coding sequence ATGCCCGGCCGCTTAAGCCGGCAATCACCGGGTAGCCGCGAGGGCATGAGCGAAGTCGAACAGGTCGTCGCCGCTGCCCGGGCGGCGCAGCGCGGCTGGGCCAGGACCCCGGCCGCCGAACGAGGAGCCGCCCTGGCGGCCGCGGCCGCCAGGCTGCGGTCGGCGGCCGACGAGCTGGCCGCCGCCAACAACGCCGACACCGGCCGGCTGATCGACGAGGCGCGCGGCGGTGTCCTGGCCGCGGCGGGCACGCTCGACCAGTACGCCGAGCTGGGGCCGCTGCACCGCGGGCGCGTGTTGCACGGCGCGTGGTCGGCGACGGACCTGATGGTGCCGGAGCCGCGCGGCGTGGTCGCGGCGATCACGCCGTGGAACGACCCGGTGGCGATCGCGTGCGGGCTCATCGGGGCGGCGCTGGCGGTGGGGAACGCCGTGGTGCACAAGCCCAGCGAGCGGTCGCCGCACGTGGGGGAGCTGCTGACCAAGCTGCTCGCCGACCTGTTCCCGGAGCACGTCCTGCAGTGGCTGCCCGGTGACGGCTGGGTCGGCGAGGCGCTGGCTTCGCAACCGGGGGTCGACGTGGTCGCACACGTGGGCAGCACCGCGACCGGTCGGGAGATCGCCCGGAACAGCACGGCGAAGTTGCTGCTGGAGAACGGCGGCAACGATCCGTTGCTGGTCGACGAGGGCGTGGATCCGGCCTGGGCGGCTTCGCAGGCGGCGCTGGGAGCGTTCACCAACGCCGGGCAGCTGTGCACGTCCGTGGAACGGGTCTTCGTGCACGAGGCCGTGGCGAAGCCGTTCCTGGAGGCGCTGCAGGTCGAGGCGCAGGAGTTCGTGACCGGGCCGCTCGTCGACGTGAGGGCGCGGGACTCCGTGCACGGCCAGGTGCAGGAGGCGGTGCGCGCCGGGGCTTCGCTGGTCACCGGCGGCACGGTGCTGGTGGCGACGGGGTCGCACTACCCGAACACGGTGTTGAGCGACTGCACGCCGGAGATGCGGGTGATGCGCGAGGAGACCTTCGGCCCGGTGGCGCCGGTGTGCGTGGTCGACAGCTTCGATCACGGGCTCGAATTGGCGTGTAGCGGCCCGTACGGGCTGGCGGCGACCGTGCTGACCCGGGACATGGATCACGCGCAGCGAGCGTGGCGGGAGCTGCCGGTAGGGACCGTCAAGATCAACGCGGTGTTCGGCGGCGCGCCGGGTGGGGCGGCGCAGCCGCGCGGCGCGAGCGGGACCGGGTTCGGGTACGGGCCGGAGCTGCTGGACGAGATGACGACGATGAAGGTTGTGCACTGGGAGGCGGCATGCTGA
- the rfaE2 gene encoding D-glycero-beta-D-manno-heptose 1-phosphate adenylyltransferase, with product MNLVVVGDVLLDVDIVGSVSRVCPDGPAPVLDMATERPRAGGAGLAAFLAAGDGVSTALVTALSDDEDAAVLRSCLSDVRVVAGRSFGATVVKTRLRADGHSLARVDRGGSERPPEVTAEMLDAVRSADAVLVSDYGRGIAADPELRKVLSTAAQRVPVVWDPHPRGPEPVPGVRLVTPNLSEALTASGVAAKGLEGARLAAEALRSRLRARAVAVTLGSRGALLHNGGEAPIVVPAPHVPVLDPCGAGDRFASSVAAGLMRGDALDVAVAAGVVAASEYVSAGGSTDAQRSIAAVRARGGKVVATGGCFDILHTGHTRTLHAARRLGDFLVVCLNSDESVRRLKGPSRPVNNQRDRAEMLRSLDCVDAVVIFDGDTPCDVLRELRPDVWVKGGDYSAETLPESEVVREWGGESVVVPYHAGRSTTRLVDLLSHAK from the coding sequence GTGAATCTGGTCGTGGTCGGCGACGTGCTGTTGGACGTGGACATCGTCGGTTCGGTGAGCCGCGTGTGCCCCGACGGCCCGGCGCCCGTGCTGGACATGGCGACCGAACGGCCCCGGGCCGGTGGCGCCGGTCTGGCCGCCTTTCTGGCCGCTGGCGACGGCGTGTCGACGGCATTGGTGACGGCGTTGTCGGACGACGAGGACGCCGCCGTGCTGCGGTCGTGCCTGTCCGATGTTCGCGTGGTCGCCGGTCGATCCTTCGGGGCGACCGTCGTGAAGACCCGGCTGCGGGCGGACGGCCATTCCCTGGCCCGGGTCGATCGCGGCGGCAGCGAACGGCCGCCGGAGGTCACGGCCGAGATGCTCGACGCGGTGCGGTCCGCCGATGCCGTGCTGGTGTCCGACTACGGTCGGGGAATCGCCGCCGATCCGGAGCTGCGCAAGGTGCTTTCTACTGCGGCACAGCGGGTTCCCGTTGTGTGGGACCCGCATCCGCGCGGTCCGGAGCCCGTGCCGGGCGTCCGGTTGGTCACGCCGAACCTGTCGGAGGCGTTGACCGCCAGCGGTGTTGCGGCGAAGGGGTTGGAGGGCGCTCGACTGGCGGCGGAGGCGCTGCGCTCGCGGCTGCGGGCGCGGGCCGTCGCCGTGACGTTGGGCAGCCGCGGCGCGTTGCTGCACAATGGCGGGGAAGCGCCGATTGTCGTGCCGGCGCCACATGTTCCGGTGCTCGACCCCTGTGGCGCGGGCGACCGGTTCGCGTCCTCGGTCGCCGCCGGCCTGATGCGGGGCGATGCACTGGACGTCGCCGTCGCCGCCGGCGTCGTTGCCGCCTCGGAGTACGTCTCTGCCGGCGGTTCCACCGACGCACAACGTTCCATCGCGGCGGTCCGGGCCCGTGGCGGCAAGGTCGTCGCCACCGGCGGCTGCTTCGACATCCTCCACACCGGACACACCCGCACCCTGCACGCGGCCCGCCGCCTCGGCGATTTCCTCGTGGTATGCCTGAATTCCGACGAATCGGTGCGGCGGCTGAAGGGCCCGTCGCGACCGGTCAACAACCAGCGCGACCGGGCCGAGATGCTGCGTTCGCTCGACTGCGTCGACGCCGTCGTGATCTTCGACGGCGACACGCCCTGCGATGTGCTGCGCGAACTGCGGCCGGACGTCTGGGTGAAGGGCGGCGACTACTCGGCGGAGACGCTGCCGGAGTCCGAGGTCGTGCGGGAATGGGGCGGCGAAAGCGTTGTCGTGCCCTACCACGCGGGCCGCTCCACCACGCGGCTCGTGGACCTGTTGTCGCACGCGAAGTGA
- a CDS encoding HNH endonuclease signature motif containing protein, with the protein MFQQLCKDARSLPTDDRTTDQKRSDALLDRLRGTKRDWNVRTFVTVSMETLMGLTNDPGHLAGYGPIAADTARELAMHGPWRGILLDQYRHATAITTDTYRPTALMKEFAHVSAGGTCTAPGCASPIQEYDHITPWPQGTTEPANLQGLCTWHHHRKHDNYTVTRDPDGTSHWTTPTGRHYTTHPFEY; encoded by the coding sequence GTGTTCCAACAACTCTGCAAAGACGCCCGATCCCTCCCCACCGACGACCGCACCACCGACCAGAAACGCTCCGATGCCCTGCTGGACCGCCTCCGGGGGACCAAGCGCGACTGGAACGTCCGCACCTTCGTCACCGTCTCCATGGAAACCCTGATGGGCCTGACCAACGACCCCGGCCACCTCGCCGGCTACGGCCCCATCGCAGCCGACACCGCCCGCGAGCTGGCCATGCACGGCCCCTGGCGCGGCATCCTCCTCGACCAGTACCGCCACGCCACCGCCATCACCACCGACACCTACCGCCCCACCGCGTTGATGAAGGAATTCGCCCACGTGTCCGCCGGCGGCACCTGCACCGCCCCCGGCTGCGCCAGCCCCATCCAGGAATACGACCACATCACCCCCTGGCCACAGGGTACGACCGAGCCCGCCAATCTTCAGGGCCTCTGCACCTGGCACCACCACCGCAAACACGACAACTACACCGTGACCAGAGACCCGGACGGCACCTCACACTGGACCACCCCCACCGGCCGCCACTACACAACCCACCCCTTCGAATACTGA
- the rfaE2 gene encoding D-glycero-beta-D-manno-heptose 1-phosphate adenylyltransferase codes for MLTVDMPEQLAKRRLRIAVVGDAMLDGWLCGGSTRLCREAPAPVVEITSATNRPGGAANTAANLAALGAEAVIVAVTGADLDGVRIRRELDAAGVRTDAMLVEHGRRTLAKRRVVAGDQLVARFDEGDSGDVRPCTGRALVGVLRDVVPQCDAVLVCDYGAGTLTAEVRAEIARLRGPLLVVDAHDLAPWADVRPDVVTPNASEAAALLGTAWSGARTGEVERRAADLRAATGAGAVVVTLDRDGAMLLPPDGPVHRTWAQPAPESQASGAGDTFVAALTMALAGGLPATAGVEFAQAAADVVVSRPGTSVCTTEQLTARLGGFRAALLDHDELAAAVAAHRAAGRRIVFTNGCFDVLHRGHIAYLNQAKRLGDVLVVAVNDDGSVRRLKGPGRPVNSASDRAAVLAALSCVDHVTTFGTDTTAGLVSRLRPDVYAKGGDYTPEMLPETPVVRSCGGEVRILDYLPDRSTSAVIERIRGRVGAR; via the coding sequence ATGCTGACCGTTGACATGCCCGAGCAGTTGGCGAAGCGCCGGCTCCGGATCGCGGTGGTCGGCGACGCGATGCTGGACGGTTGGCTGTGCGGCGGCAGCACGCGGCTGTGCCGCGAGGCGCCGGCCCCGGTCGTGGAGATCACGTCGGCGACGAACCGTCCGGGCGGGGCGGCCAACACCGCGGCGAACTTGGCGGCGCTGGGGGCCGAGGCGGTGATCGTCGCCGTGACCGGGGCGGATCTGGATGGTGTGCGGATCCGGCGTGAGTTGGATGCCGCCGGTGTTCGCACTGATGCGATGTTGGTGGAGCACGGCCGTCGGACGCTGGCCAAGCGTCGGGTGGTCGCCGGTGATCAGCTGGTGGCCCGGTTCGACGAGGGCGACAGCGGCGACGTCCGGCCGTGCACCGGGCGGGCGCTTGTCGGGGTGCTGCGCGACGTGGTGCCGCAGTGCGATGCGGTGCTGGTGTGTGACTACGGTGCCGGGACGCTGACCGCGGAGGTCCGGGCGGAGATCGCCCGGTTGCGGGGCCCGCTGTTGGTCGTCGACGCGCACGACCTGGCGCCGTGGGCGGACGTGCGGCCGGATGTAGTGACGCCGAACGCCAGTGAGGCGGCGGCATTGCTCGGTACGGCGTGGTCGGGTGCGCGGACCGGTGAGGTGGAGCGCAGGGCCGCGGATCTTCGTGCCGCCACGGGGGCCGGCGCGGTGGTCGTCACCTTGGACCGGGACGGCGCGATGCTGCTGCCTCCAGATGGTCCGGTGCATCGGACATGGGCGCAGCCGGCGCCGGAGAGCCAAGCGTCGGGGGCTGGGGACACGTTCGTTGCCGCGCTCACGATGGCGTTGGCGGGTGGGCTGCCGGCGACTGCCGGTGTCGAGTTCGCGCAGGCGGCGGCCGATGTGGTCGTGAGCCGGCCGGGGACGTCGGTGTGCACGACGGAGCAGTTGACGGCCCGGCTCGGTGGCTTCCGGGCGGCGCTGCTCGATCACGACGAGCTTGCGGCGGCGGTGGCGGCGCACCGGGCGGCCGGTCGGCGGATCGTGTTCACCAACGGGTGCTTCGACGTGTTGCACCGGGGGCACATCGCGTACTTGAACCAGGCGAAGCGCCTGGGGGATGTGCTCGTGGTGGCGGTGAACGACGACGGCAGCGTGCGGCGGTTGAAGGGGCCGGGGCGGCCGGTGAACTCGGCGTCGGACCGGGCGGCGGTGCTGGCCGCACTGAGCTGCGTTGATCACGTGACGACGTTCGGCACCGACACGACGGCGGGGCTGGTTTCGCGGCTGCGGCCGGACGTGTACGCGAAGGGCGGGGACTACACGCCGGAGATGCTGCCGGAGACGCCGGTGGTTCGGTCCTGCGGCGGCGAGGTGCGGATCCTGGACTACCTGCCGGATCGGTCCACTTCGGCGGTGATCGAGCGGATTCGGGGCCGGGTGGGAGCGCGGTGA
- a CDS encoding glycosyltransferase family 9 protein encodes MGDFRRILVIELLGGIGDLLMVLPAVHALGRRYVGARVTVLTEEPGAELLRTDPWVAEVSTSTDVRGELARVDPDLVVSTSMHSGIPGLVAAHGCRAVTDLWRNPPADQRIPVRYLEILRAEGLIGETDPTPRVHLTADELERGRQVVGDVKRPVVLVRDSGMAVKRWPYFDELAEVVPVLELPAMSLRELGACFAAVASVGGVVVGGDTGPVRLAEAMGARVVGLFGPTTVERYGYGDGNLQGLPECPHRRPLAITEQPCWWSARCPLAEDGPACMAAISVRDVLGRLSGGGAGRASV; translated from the coding sequence ATGGGTGATTTCCGCCGGATTCTGGTGATCGAGTTGTTGGGCGGTATCGGCGATCTGCTGATGGTGCTGCCGGCGGTGCACGCGCTGGGCCGGCGGTACGTCGGCGCTCGGGTGACCGTGCTGACCGAGGAGCCGGGGGCGGAGCTGTTACGGACAGATCCTTGGGTGGCGGAGGTTTCCACGTCCACCGACGTGCGCGGTGAGCTGGCGCGGGTGGATCCGGATCTGGTCGTGAGCACCTCGATGCACAGCGGGATTCCGGGGTTGGTGGCCGCGCACGGGTGCCGGGCGGTGACGGATCTCTGGCGGAACCCGCCGGCGGATCAACGGATTCCGGTGCGGTATCTGGAGATTCTCCGGGCAGAGGGGTTGATCGGGGAGACGGATCCGACGCCGAGGGTGCATCTGACCGCTGACGAGTTGGAGCGGGGACGGCAGGTCGTCGGGGACGTCAAGCGGCCGGTGGTGCTGGTTCGGGACTCGGGGATGGCGGTGAAGCGGTGGCCCTACTTCGACGAGCTGGCGGAGGTTGTGCCGGTGTTGGAGCTGCCGGCGATGTCGTTACGGGAGTTGGGGGCGTGCTTCGCTGCCGTGGCGTCGGTGGGTGGTGTGGTGGTCGGGGGCGACACCGGGCCGGTGCGGTTGGCGGAGGCGATGGGGGCGCGGGTGGTGGGGCTGTTCGGGCCGACGACGGTTGAACGTTATGGCTATGGGGATGGGAATCTGCAGGGGTTGCCCGAGTGCCCGCACCGGCGGCCGTTGGCGATCACGGAGCAGCCGTGCTGGTGGAGTGCGCGGTGCCCGTTGGCCGAGGACGGGCCGGCGTGCATGGCGGCGATCTCGGTGCGGGACGTGCTGGGCCGTTTGTCCGGGGGCGGGGCGGGTAGAGCTTCGGTCTGA
- a CDS encoding DUF2795 domain-containing protein → MSEKPNPIQMQKFLGGMEYPASKDQIVEHAKSKGADEAVLDGLKAIPDREYNGPNAVSQAFS, encoded by the coding sequence GTGAGCGAGAAGCCGAATCCGATTCAGATGCAGAAGTTCCTGGGCGGGATGGAGTATCCGGCCAGCAAGGACCAGATCGTGGAGCACGCGAAGTCCAAGGGGGCCGATGAGGCCGTGCTGGACGGGCTGAAGGCGATTCCCGACCGGGAGTACAACGGACCCAACGCGGTGAGCCAGGCGTTCTCGTAG
- a CDS encoding acyl carrier protein: MATGETGFDDVSFDLISVQYHSLKAGHDYGQYVRDARNAGENEIAEFFEQVMAEDSERARRCHEFLNQIRQTSKAGPAVR; encoded by the coding sequence ATGGCGACCGGGGAGACCGGCTTCGACGACGTGAGCTTCGACCTGATCTCCGTCCAGTACCACTCGCTCAAGGCCGGCCACGACTACGGCCAGTACGTGCGGGACGCCCGCAACGCGGGCGAGAACGAGATCGCCGAGTTCTTCGAACAGGTGATGGCCGAGGACTCCGAGCGGGCGCGCCGCTGCCACGAGTTCCTGAACCAGATCCGGCAGACCAGCAAGGCCGGTCCGGCGGTTCGGTGA
- a CDS encoding glycosyltransferase encodes MSVEVLVPTRNRPVELGVTLAGLAAQEGPLRRVIVSDQSDERPSFDTAPARAMARQLERRGVEVEFVRHLPRRGLAEHRDFLLGLAAASHVLFLDDDVWLEPGTLSRLWTAMSELRCGFVGNAMQGLSFLDDRRPGELEPYEEWVDGVEPEVIGSEEERRWTLHNAANLVHLVEELGMKAGEWRPYKVAWVAGCVLFDREKLVECGGFDFWRELPAEHAGEDVAAQWRVMAKYGGAGILPSGAVHLESETTVPERDVQAVDVVR; translated from the coding sequence GTGAGCGTCGAAGTGCTTGTGCCGACCAGGAACCGGCCGGTCGAGTTGGGTGTGACGTTGGCCGGGCTGGCGGCGCAGGAGGGGCCGTTGCGGCGGGTGATCGTGAGCGACCAGTCGGACGAGCGGCCGTCCTTCGACACCGCGCCGGCGCGGGCGATGGCCCGGCAGTTGGAGCGGCGGGGCGTCGAGGTGGAGTTCGTGCGGCACCTGCCCAGGCGAGGATTGGCCGAGCATCGGGACTTCCTGCTGGGCCTGGCCGCCGCGTCGCACGTGCTGTTCCTGGACGACGACGTGTGGCTCGAACCGGGGACGTTGAGCCGGTTGTGGACCGCCATGTCCGAGCTGCGATGCGGCTTCGTCGGCAACGCGATGCAGGGACTGTCCTTTCTGGATGATCGCCGGCCGGGGGAGCTGGAGCCGTACGAGGAGTGGGTGGACGGCGTCGAACCCGAGGTGATCGGTTCGGAGGAGGAGCGGCGGTGGACACTGCACAACGCCGCGAACCTCGTGCATCTCGTCGAGGAACTCGGGATGAAGGCGGGCGAGTGGCGGCCGTACAAGGTCGCCTGGGTCGCCGGATGCGTGCTGTTCGACCGGGAGAAGCTGGTCGAGTGCGGCGGATTCGACTTCTGGCGGGAACTGCCGGCCGAACATGCGGGGGAGGACGTCGCGGCCCAGTGGCGGGTGATGGCGAAATACGGGGGCGCGGGGATTCTGCCGAGTGGAGCGGTGCACCTGGAGTCGGAGACGACGGTGCCGGAGCGGGACGTGCAGGCGGTGGATGTGGTGCGGTAG